The proteins below are encoded in one region of Deinococcus sp. KNUC1210:
- a CDS encoding DUF4145 domain-containing protein, whose protein sequence is MRSIPVSSITQWQSGRDPSSPLKINSTCGVCGRNYALDVSHGTFQSGNTWFALVQCPNIACAVAIRLIGFDVKNGMLTQLFVDPSFADKRPPVDGIENAPERVQKAYSDTIAALNGGIPSAVATLARRTLEGIVKLSYPNPEEIKDKSLFKLIKDLPDAVELDKPIIELSHAMREGGNLGAHFDLDKETNIETAVKMVELLENLIEYLYVIPNRVDALKKDFE, encoded by the coding sequence ATGCGATCAATCCCTGTTTCGTCGATTACGCAGTGGCAATCGGGCAGAGATCCCTCTTCGCCTTTAAAAATTAACAGTACGTGTGGAGTATGCGGGAGAAATTACGCTCTCGATGTCTCTCATGGAACTTTTCAATCTGGCAATACCTGGTTTGCCCTGGTTCAGTGTCCTAATATAGCCTGTGCTGTAGCTATAAGGCTGATAGGCTTTGATGTAAAAAATGGAATGCTTACGCAACTATTTGTTGATCCGTCTTTTGCAGATAAACGCCCACCAGTAGACGGGATTGAGAATGCGCCGGAACGGGTTCAAAAAGCCTACAGTGATACGATTGCAGCGTTAAATGGTGGTATTCCAAGTGCTGTGGCAACTCTGGCAAGAAGAACGTTGGAAGGTATCGTTAAACTGTCTTACCCTAATCCTGAAGAAATTAAAGATAAGTCTCTTTTTAAGCTGATCAAAGATCTACCAGATGCAGTAGAGTTAGATAAACCCATTATCGAGCTTTCGCATGCGATGCGAGAGGGCGGAAATCTTGGAGCCCACTTCGACTTGGACAAAGAAACAAATATTGAGACGGCTGTAAAAATGGTTGAGTTGCTGGAAAACCTCATTGAGTATTTGTATGTAATCCCCAACCGTGTCGATGCCCTCAAGAAGGATTTCGAGTAG
- a CDS encoding DUF4142 domain-containing protein encodes MSEVDQMNAELSAETNDRRVFLSKLTAAGLGVGLLGLGSTVGAASMKMGLTEKDFRMGVVGPATLSRIVSQLAVLRATQADTREFARFELREAIAVTTVLQELKTPTPPMDAKAKATLAKIRSAAPGREFDVAYITAQHDNHIFLMNLATAYLKNTTPSEPTFAEQQGRHLATLALNQFTEHVELTARILSELQQ; translated from the coding sequence ATGAGTGAAGTTGACCAGATGAACGCTGAGCTGAGCGCAGAAACGAATGACCGCCGCGTATTCCTTAGCAAACTGACAGCAGCAGGCCTAGGCGTGGGCTTGCTCGGCTTGGGCAGTACCGTCGGCGCCGCCAGCATGAAGATGGGGTTGACCGAGAAAGACTTCCGAATGGGCGTGGTCGGTCCGGCGACCCTGTCGCGGATCGTCAGTCAGCTGGCCGTCCTGCGGGCAACCCAGGCAGACACCCGGGAGTTCGCCCGCTTTGAGCTGCGTGAGGCCATTGCCGTCACCACTGTTCTACAGGAGTTGAAGACGCCGACGCCCCCGATGGACGCCAAGGCCAAGGCAACCCTGGCCAAGATCCGGAGTGCAGCGCCGGGACGCGAGTTCGACGTGGCTTACATCACTGCGCAGCATGACAACCATATTTTTCTGATGAATCTGGCGACGGCGTACCTCAAGAACACCACTCCCAGTGAGCCCACCTTTGCAGAACAGCAGGGGAGGCACCTGGCGACCCTGGCACTCAATCAGTTCACCGAGCACGTTGAATTAACAGCCAGGATTCTCAGCGAGTTGCAGCAGTAG
- a CDS encoding ParA family protein, which translates to MKILTVFNHAGGAAKTSTVRDLGYAFAQRGFRVLLVDLDPQANLSTWLGVDAEPSQTVYQTLVENAPLPAPSTVFGLDLIPSTLGLAKAEAQLPGIIGGVTHLRDRLGEWTDRYDLVLIDSPPSLGQLSLSACLAAGALIVPVPTTHKGVGGLPAVHEMVATYRKLNPGLHIAWYVPTQYNANTSHHREVLDVLRERLTPLGSPITYRPAVYPDAHAQGMPVSAYQPGSAADTEIQRAADELEAIIHLGVQA; encoded by the coding sequence ATGAAGATCTTGACGGTGTTCAACCATGCAGGCGGGGCCGCCAAAACGTCCACTGTACGCGACCTTGGATACGCGTTTGCCCAACGGGGATTTCGCGTGCTGCTCGTCGATCTCGATCCGCAGGCCAACCTGAGCACGTGGCTGGGCGTGGACGCGGAACCCAGCCAGACGGTCTACCAGACGCTGGTCGAGAATGCCCCCCTGCCCGCCCCCTCGACGGTGTTCGGACTGGACCTGATTCCGAGCACCCTGGGTCTGGCGAAAGCGGAAGCACAGTTACCTGGCATCATCGGCGGCGTCACGCACCTGCGTGACCGACTCGGGGAATGGACAGACCGCTACGACCTGGTGCTGATCGACAGCCCGCCCAGCCTGGGGCAACTCAGTCTGTCTGCCTGCCTTGCCGCAGGGGCACTGATTGTGCCGGTGCCAACGACTCATAAAGGGGTGGGCGGTCTTCCGGCGGTGCACGAAATGGTGGCCACGTACCGCAAGTTGAATCCCGGCCTGCATATCGCGTGGTACGTGCCGACCCAGTACAACGCGAATACGAGTCATCACCGCGAGGTGCTCGACGTGTTGCGCGAACGCCTCACGCCACTGGGCTCTCCGATCACCTACCGACCGGCGGTGTATCCCGACGCCCACGCCCAGGGCATGCCGGTCAGTGCATATCAGCCGGGCAGCGCAGCCGATACCGAGATCCAGCGGGCAGCCGATGAGTTGGAAGCCATCATCCACTTGGGGGTACAGGCGTAA
- a CDS encoding IS630 family transposase, producing the protein MWCPSRLTRSQLEERRLDALPLLDDPALSTSALAEQFGVQASTVRTWRRRSRLQGCLDARPITGRPSQLSDEYVAELIDIIRAGPDPQRFPDQRWNARRVRELIGLTCGIWYTPDWVGKLLRRWGFSWQKSEKRAVERDEARIERWVEEQLPILEQKVEAGETLIFVDEVGFSLKPTMAYSWAPRGETPIIFGKTSWSTLSTIGGIATSGHFLQHTSPGSIKGPQVITFLTHVLRHIPGRVTVLLDHAAIHKTKALHAFVQTQTRLSITYLPPYAPELNPVERVWAYVKQQILANFCPENVSQLKCRLTFAWQRVRTRQLPARVLGVTSVVV; encoded by the coding sequence GTGTGGTGCCCGAGTCGTTTGACCCGTAGTCAGTTGGAGGAGCGGCGTTTGGATGCGTTGCCATTGCTGGACGATCCAGCGTTGTCGACCAGCGCGTTGGCCGAGCAGTTTGGTGTGCAGGCGAGTACCGTTCGCACGTGGCGTCGACGGTCTCGTCTTCAGGGGTGCCTCGACGCGCGTCCTATCACCGGCCGTCCATCTCAACTCTCGGATGAGTACGTCGCGGAACTGATCGACATCATCCGGGCAGGCCCCGATCCGCAACGCTTCCCGGATCAACGCTGGAATGCCCGTCGAGTGCGTGAACTGATCGGCCTCACATGTGGGATCTGGTATACCCCGGATTGGGTTGGGAAGCTGCTGCGAAGGTGGGGCTTCTCGTGGCAGAAAAGTGAGAAACGCGCTGTAGAACGCGACGAAGCTCGCATCGAGCGTTGGGTAGAGGAACAGCTTCCGATCTTGGAGCAAAAAGTCGAGGCCGGAGAAACGCTCATCTTTGTGGATGAGGTCGGGTTCAGTTTGAAACCAACCATGGCCTACAGCTGGGCACCACGGGGCGAAACGCCCATCATCTTCGGCAAGACGAGCTGGTCGACGCTCTCCACGATTGGCGGGATTGCGACGTCCGGACACTTCTTGCAACACACGTCCCCAGGTTCCATCAAAGGCCCACAGGTCATCACATTCTTGACCCACGTCCTGCGTCACATCCCTGGGCGAGTCACGGTCTTGCTCGATCACGCCGCGATTCACAAGACGAAGGCCTTGCACGCCTTCGTCCAGACGCAGACGCGTCTCAGCATCACGTACCTTCCACCGTATGCCCCGGAGCTCAACCCTGTCGAGCGGGTTTGGGCGTACGTCAAGCAGCAGATACTGGCGAATTTTTGTCCCGAGAACGTGTCCCAGCTCAAGTGTCGCCTGACCTTCGCTTGGCAGCGAGTGCGCACTCGCCAACTCCCGGCCCGCGTACTTGGCGTGACCTCTGTGGTGGTTTGA
- a CDS encoding alpha/beta fold hydrolase gives MTSPSPATRSTTQGRSVPSFHHIRRGQGKPLLLIHGLGSSWQTWAPILAGLEAEREVIAVDLPGFGHTPPLPGEVSIATLADALTDFLTRENLLGIDAVGTSMGARLVLELVRRGGILGAVVSLDPGGFWRGWERGFFYSTVAASIKLIRALQPAMPSLTASPVGRSALFAQFSSHPWALAPDLTLTEMRSFAASPSTDELLRDLVFGEAQQGIPRGRLEHPLVIGWGRWDRVCLPAQASRAQALFPDARLHWFDHSGHFPHWDMPAQTLRLILDATA, from the coding sequence ATGACTTCGCCCTCTCCCGCCACCCGGTCCACCACTCAGGGCCGTTCCGTTCCTTCGTTCCATCACATCCGGCGCGGCCAGGGCAAGCCGCTGCTGTTGATCCATGGGCTGGGCAGTTCCTGGCAAACCTGGGCGCCGATTCTGGCCGGACTAGAGGCGGAGCGTGAGGTCATCGCTGTCGATCTGCCCGGCTTCGGTCACACGCCCCCACTGCCCGGTGAAGTGAGCATCGCCACGCTCGCCGATGCGCTGACCGATTTTCTGACGCGGGAGAACCTCCTGGGCATCGACGCAGTAGGCACCTCGATGGGCGCTCGTCTGGTGCTGGAACTCGTGAGGCGTGGCGGCATCCTGGGAGCGGTGGTGTCACTTGATCCAGGCGGGTTCTGGCGGGGCTGGGAACGGGGCTTCTTCTACAGCACGGTGGCCGCGTCTATTAAACTGATCCGTGCGCTTCAACCTGCCATGCCTTCCCTGACGGCTTCTCCCGTCGGCCGCAGCGCCCTGTTCGCCCAGTTCTCCTCGCATCCCTGGGCCTTAGCGCCGGACCTCACCCTGACCGAGATGAGGAGCTTCGCTGCCTCGCCTTCAACCGACGAACTGCTGCGCGACCTGGTGTTCGGCGAGGCGCAGCAAGGGATCCCCCGGGGCCGGTTGGAGCACCCGTTGGTGATCGGCTGGGGCCGCTGGGACCGGGTGTGTCTGCCAGCACAGGCATCAAGGGCACAGGCGTTGTTTCCCGACGCCCGGCTGCACTGGTTCGACCACAGCGGCCACTTCCCGCACTGGGACATGCCTGCACAGACGCTGCGGCTGATTCTGGACGCCACGGCCTGA
- a CDS encoding ParB/RepB/Spo0J family partition protein, whose amino-acid sequence MTRRRSIKGQLTDLVADMAPAAEETPTTLPISRISTGAAHQPRRRAEDANLQELTASIRVKGILQPLLVRPTASGYELVAGERRLRAAELAGLTEVPVLIRELSDAEALEAALIENLQREGMEIIDEVDATLTLVANRLGIPRDQARHRLLAHKGRTAPQEDLPELEALFALLGRGTWESFVKNKLRILNWPDVVLAAMRDHGLAYSIAGIIAAAPTEHQAELLAYALTKTSKAQVRTRAKQLNPPKSRLVDRQRTVLMARKLASERWLASLNEADEKELAAWLKKMPERIRQAVEPGNA is encoded by the coding sequence ATGACCAGGCGCAGGAGCATCAAAGGCCAACTGACCGATCTGGTGGCGGATATGGCCCCCGCCGCCGAGGAAACCCCGACCACTCTCCCTATCAGCCGCATCAGCACCGGGGCCGCGCATCAGCCGCGCCGCCGGGCGGAGGACGCCAACCTGCAGGAGCTGACGGCCAGCATCCGGGTCAAGGGCATCCTCCAGCCGCTGCTGGTGCGCCCGACCGCGAGTGGGTACGAGCTGGTGGCGGGCGAGCGTCGCCTGCGGGCCGCCGAGCTGGCTGGACTCACGGAAGTGCCGGTGCTGATCCGTGAACTCTCGGACGCTGAGGCGCTCGAAGCCGCGCTGATTGAAAACCTGCAGCGCGAAGGCATGGAGATCATCGACGAGGTGGACGCGACGCTGACCTTGGTCGCCAACCGTCTGGGCATTCCCCGCGATCAGGCCCGCCACCGTCTGTTGGCGCACAAAGGCCGCACAGCGCCGCAGGAAGATCTGCCGGAACTGGAAGCGCTGTTCGCGCTGCTGGGGCGCGGCACGTGGGAATCCTTCGTAAAGAACAAGCTCCGCATCCTCAACTGGCCAGACGTGGTGCTGGCGGCCATGCGCGATCACGGGTTGGCGTACAGCATCGCGGGGATCATCGCAGCGGCCCCGACCGAGCATCAGGCGGAGCTGCTGGCCTACGCGCTGACCAAGACCAGCAAGGCGCAGGTGCGGACGCGGGCGAAGCAACTTAACCCGCCGAAATCACGTCTGGTCGACCGTCAACGCACGGTGTTGATGGCCCGGAAGCTGGCCTCTGAGCGCTGGCTGGCGTCCCTCAACGAGGCAGACGAGAAGGAACTCGCCGCCTGGCTGAAGAAGATGCCCGAGCGGATCCGGCAGGCGGTCGAGCCGGGCAACGCGTGA
- the iscB gene encoding RNA-guided endonuclease IscB, which translates to MSRVLVLDTNKRPLMPCHPARARELLSAGKAAVWRRYPFTIILKERIGGDVQSIQIKLDPGSKTTGIALVMEGKRGKKCIWGAELQHRGIAIKMKLVARRSLRSFRRNRTLRSRPARFLNRTKPKGWLAPSLLHRVLTVDTWVRRLATWTPANAISMELVRFDMQQMENPEISGAEYQQGQLAGYEVREYLLEKWERTCAYCNAKGVPLQIEHIHPKSKGGSNRISNLCVACETCNQKKGSRDISEFLAKKPELLQKILAQAKRPFRDAAAVNSTRWKLYETLKSYGFPVEIGSGGRTKFNRRSQRYSKAHWIDAACVGESGGNVSISILRPLLIKCMGHGNRQACKTDAFGFPNKWRTRTKVFRGFQTGDMVRADVPTGKNAGRHVGRISVRATGKFALATLGGKRDGINWKYFRIIQKQDGYGYS; encoded by the coding sequence ATGTCCAGAGTTTTGGTTCTAGACACGAACAAGCGGCCATTGATGCCGTGCCACCCAGCACGCGCACGAGAGTTGCTTTCGGCTGGGAAGGCCGCCGTATGGAGGCGATATCCCTTCACTATTATTCTCAAGGAGCGCATCGGCGGCGACGTTCAGTCGATTCAGATCAAACTCGACCCCGGCTCCAAGACGACTGGCATCGCCCTGGTTATGGAGGGCAAGCGGGGCAAGAAGTGCATCTGGGGCGCGGAACTTCAACACCGAGGGATCGCCATCAAGATGAAGCTGGTAGCACGGCGCAGCCTTCGCTCGTTCCGCCGCAACCGCACGTTGCGCTCCCGCCCCGCTCGGTTTCTCAACCGCACGAAGCCGAAAGGCTGGCTTGCTCCGAGCCTGCTGCACCGCGTTTTGACCGTTGACACCTGGGTGCGGCGGCTCGCGACATGGACGCCCGCGAATGCCATCAGCATGGAGTTGGTGCGGTTTGACATGCAACAGATGGAGAATCCTGAGATCAGCGGAGCTGAGTACCAGCAAGGACAACTCGCCGGGTACGAGGTGCGCGAGTATCTGTTGGAAAAGTGGGAACGCACGTGCGCGTACTGCAACGCGAAAGGTGTCCCACTCCAGATTGAGCACATCCACCCGAAGAGTAAAGGTGGCTCCAACCGTATCTCGAACCTGTGCGTTGCCTGCGAGACGTGCAACCAGAAGAAAGGCAGCCGGGACATCAGTGAGTTCCTGGCCAAGAAACCTGAGCTGCTGCAGAAGATTCTGGCGCAGGCGAAGCGACCATTTCGGGATGCGGCGGCGGTCAATTCGACCCGCTGGAAGCTGTACGAGACATTGAAAAGCTACGGTTTCCCAGTGGAGATCGGCAGCGGGGGGCGCACCAAATTCAACCGCCGCTCACAGCGCTACAGCAAGGCGCACTGGATCGACGCGGCTTGTGTCGGTGAGTCGGGTGGGAACGTCTCTATCTCGATCCTCCGCCCGCTGCTGATCAAGTGTATGGGGCACGGAAATCGACAAGCCTGTAAGACAGACGCGTTTGGATTTCCGAACAAATGGCGCACCCGAACAAAGGTATTTCGCGGCTTCCAGACGGGCGACATGGTACGTGCAGATGTTCCGACTGGAAAGAACGCAGGGCGTCACGTCGGACGTATCTCAGTGCGTGCCACTGGCAAGTTTGCGCTGGCGACTCTAGGAGGAAAACGAGATGGCATCAATTGGAAATACTTCCGCATCATCCAAAAACAGGATGGCTATGGCTATAGCTGA